GCATGGAGGCATGAGATGGAGGCTTGGCTTGACAATGCCAATCTGTGTTTCCCTGTGGGGAATAGAATTCATCCTCCTCTACACCTCCAGACTCTCTGGCATTAATAAAAGATCCTGGTGCACTTTGGAAGCTCCCACCAGCAACTTCCAGTTCCCTATTCATTGTTATTCACTTGCTGAGCCGACTGCAGCACAGACTTCTGGGCCTCACACGCTGAGCCGCCAGGCAGCTGCTCTGGGATCACAGCgctcatctggggggggggggatgttgctaCAGGAGCCATTCAACTCCAGCACCTTTAGAATAAGAAATTCACTGGCacttcctctctcttcctccatgGACTCCTTGTGCACTCCTGACCTCTCCATCCCTGCCTACCTCTGGCTGCTCACAGCCAACCCACCCTGCTCTGCAGCCAGCACCCTGGCACATTTCAAAGCAgaaaattcccccccacacacagcttCAAGCTCCCAAATCACAGGAAGCATCTGGAAGTCGGACTTGGAGGCAGCACCAATCCTTAGAAGGCCAAACCTAGTCCTTAGAACCCCATGCTGAACGGCAGAAAATTACCATCTGTAGATAGTTAAACCCAGCATTATCATAGACATCGCCATTTTGCCCGATTTCTGAGAGGCTGCAGAGAGGTGCTAACCTGGGGCTTTATTCCATATTGGGCTCAAGGCTCACAATCCCTTCTGATGGATGGGCACAGGAACTGacactttggaactccctgccccaggatgtggtgatggctgccaatttggaaggctttaagaggagagtaggcatgtttagggaggagaggggtattcatggctactagtaaaaatggatactagtcatgatatatacctattccctccaggatcagaggagcatgcctaatatattgggtgctgtggaacgcaggcaggataatgctgctgcagtcgtcttgtttgtgggcttcctagaggcccgtggttggccactgtgtgaacagactgctggacttgatggaccttggtctgacccatcatgacttttcttgtgttcttaggtCATTTCCCACTGAGAAGAAGCAAGCACTTCAATGGGAAGCCCCAGGAGCAGACAACAAGAGACACTGGGAGTTCTAAAAATGAGCTCCTGgcatatttcccccccaaatgcaGGTATGCAGAGCCTCAATTCAGACCCAAACTACACcatgggatgtggggggggggggttaagccttCTCCCTGCACAATTTTTCTCAACCTGGAATGGGCATATTAAGCCCACTGAGACAAACATCCAGGTTCTGATCAGGGCCTTAAAGTACAGGAAGGCAGCTTTTGGCCAAATATTAGGAGAAACTCCCTAAGGGTAAGACTGGTATGGCAAGGGAACCAATTGCTAGGGCTAGGTAGGCTCTCCCtccttggaggtcttcaagcagaggggTTGGGAAGACTCCAGCTTTGGATTTCTTGcactgagcagggagttggactagaggCCCTAACAAAGCTCCTTAAAAACTCTATAaagccagtgtaatgtagtggttagtgtgtcataCTAgtatctggcagacccaggtttgtATCCActgggtctgaaccagcaggacTGTTCATACGTTCTTATCCCCacactgccacagaagctcactgggtgaccagtcactctctcagcctaacctactcacagggttgtcgttgtgaggatacaatggaggagaggagaacaatgttgtaagctgctttgggtccccattggggggaaagcaggtataaacaaaataaagaggCGTGTGGCGCTCTCAGTATTACCTCTCACTCCTAAGCTATAGAGGTTGCCAGATGTTAACCCAGAAACCGTGCCTGCATCTGCAATACTCCTAAAGCAGAGGGAGAGATGCAGTGGCCGCTCTTCCTGACTTGCCCCTTTACCAGCCCCTGCCTGTAGGAATTAGAAAAAGAGGTTAGGGGGAGAGACCAGTGGAGCAACAGAATTGGGGGGGGTTGCATCACCTACAATTCTTACTGCCTCCAAGCATTTAAGGCATAGTCACGGTCTTTGGATTAAAACCTGCCAACCCAAGTAGAAGCTAAATGGCTGTGGATTTCTTTAGGGAGAAAGAAGGTACTAGTCCTTGCCCAAGAACCTGTTATCATTGCTTGCTCTGAAGATGAACTGCATTAACAATTATTTTACAATCCTTTATGTATGCCAAAGCTGCATAGAAACAAACCATCACTGGAGATTGCATCGCCGCTGCATCATAGCAACCAATCACTGCTGGATTGCCAATGATGGTTATGTTGCGACGCTAGCGCAATACCCCACAATATGTGGATGCCCCTTCAGAGTTGCCCAGTACAGAGGCAGTAATCCAGGCCCTTTAACTCTGCTGTTGATTCCTTGTGTTAAAAAGGTAGGTCTGCGCATCAGGCCTGGCCAGGTATCTCTTCAGGCCTCATTATTCCCCCCTCTGTGCTGAAGAGCTTTGTTTAAGGAACATCCACATCCATCTCTACCTGCCGAGGCTGCCGCTTCTTTAATACGGCCTAAGAGAGAGTGATCCCTGGTGTGTCTGTGGTGAACTCCAGAAAACAAATTGCCTGATGCGTGGCCCTGCGAGTGAGTTATATTAATAGCTGGCAAAGCCCTCGTGCGTGGCCCGTGTGCAAACTCTATTAGCAGGGCTGATTCCCCCAGGCAGCAGGGGCAGGCGATGCCTCCCTGCACTCGCAGGATAAACTGGAAGAAATAACTGCACTACAATTTCAGCCAAAGCTCAGCACAGCCTCGGGCCTGTTTTACTCTCCCAGCAATTTTTTTTCAACCGTTACAGCTTATGAAgtgaccccacccccccagcactcTGGATGCTAGATCCAGTCTGATCTTTTCCAGATACATTTCCCTCCAATCCCACCTCTAGACACATTGTTTTGAAGCTCATACACAGGATGAGAATTAAAAAAACATCTGACCTTGGGAGAAAGAGAATAGGAGAACCTAAATCAATACCCAAAAAATTCTCCTCAGCTCAATTCCAAATTGGTTCAGTATTTATGAGCTTTCTTGGATAACTCCTGGGGGAAAAGGTGACCTCTGAAAACCAGCCTTTGGGGGCTTTTACACAACTCTGACTTTAGTGTTTaagactgggaggggaaaaaataagctTGGACTAAAGGCAGAGaaatagtttttatttttatactgtTTGCTGAGCTGTTGAGTGAGAGCACATGTTCAGGGAATATACTTTTGCACATGTATCTGCTTGAATGCTGACCATACCTTAGTTTTTATTCCAAGTCAGACAGGGATTTCTTAGAGAAATGACACACAAGCATGACCAGCCGAACAAATTCATATTTTTAAACTGATGCCTATGAACTCTGGTAATAACACAAAACTGAATCTGAGCCAGGGGACATCAGTGCTATACAGCAGAATACATTTCAGAATTTGGTCCAGGGCCGCTGAATTTACCCCTCTTGTTGCTGTTTATCGGCACTTTTACACATacaacaatgcactttcaatccactttaacaatagtttgcaagtggattttgctgtttcacacagtaaaatccagctgcaaagtgcatttaaattagattgaaagtgcattatctggCATGTTTGAAAGTACCCAGTgtgtcagttcttgtaggttatctgggctgtgtgaccgtggtctcggtattttctttcctgacgtttcgccagcagctgtgacaggcatcttcagaggagtaacactgaaggacagtgtctctcactgtgtcaggcatcttcagaggagtaacactgaaggacagtgtctctcactgtccttcagtgttactcctctgaagatgcctgccacagctgctggcgaaacgtcaggaaagaaaataccaagaccacggtcacacagcccggataacctacaagaactgatgaactctgaccgtgaaagccttcgacaatacccaaTGTGTATCTGAATCTATACCTCTATTGAATGTGTATCCCATCCTTCTTTCAAGGATCTCAGAGTGGCATATACAGTTATTTCACTTCCATTTATTCCTCACAACTACACTGTGATGTAAGTTAGGCAgactgactggtccaagatcatccAGGGAAATGTATGTTCAtgtggtgatttgaacccagatctccctggTCATAGTCTGATGCCCTAACCACTGCACTGCACTGGGTCTCTGAAAAGCTACCTGGCAAGTTGCTCTTCCCTCAGCAGTCAATCATTCATCTCCAGGATGCAGGAGCGGCATAGCTTCCAGGCAAGCTGGACCTTTGGTACCTCTCTTGTTTACAAATTCAGTGTGCTGAAGAAGCAACTCTTCATGAGAATGCAAGTGGAAAGAAATGACAAAATATTTCAGGTCTTCAACCCACAAACATGCTGTGTTGGCTACACAGCTAGCTCGCCTTGCCAATACAATCGCACACAGTGAACAGAATTCAAGTAATACCTTGGGGGGTTAACATGCTCGTTAGTGCATTAGTGAGTTGGTGACTCTAGACAAATTGCAGGATCTTCTCACGGTAACTAAATAATTGGAAACACAGTCTTCCAGTGGAACTGTCACAGGGGACATGTCTTGGAGCATCCTACTGTAATCCCTCATGTTAAATTTGAAACAAACAATCGGTGGGAAACCATCTTTTTCTGCTCttctgaatggagggaggaggGCTAGGAAATTATATCACCTGTGTGCCCTAAAGTGGGATTCTTTTTCTGGCATATTTAGTTAGCAGTGGTCACTGAAATGCCTCTCCATTTGGCCAGAGACTGTGGAAATGCTAATTTTTCCAGTGGAAGGGCAGTTTATTCTGAGGACACAAAGTTGAATACAGTATatattgtgtatatattccttatTTTCACACAGCTTTCTCTAACCCAGAAAGGAGGTGGGTTGAATAAACTTGGCAAATTCTGCTTATCCAGActttattttaatacatttttctaCATTTGACGGGGAGATGAGAAATCAGTGCAAGAGCGTCAGCAAGAAGAGTAGGAGCATCATGGTGGAACTCCTGCCTGGCATGCGTAAAGACCAAAATTGGGCTGGTAAAGCCCTCCCAGGTCCCTATCAGAAGCCATAGCTAAGTGATAGGACACACATTTTGCAAGCAGAAAGTCACAGCCTCCCTCTCTGACATCTGTGTTTAAAAACAATATTAGGGAGCAGAAAGCTTGCCCCTGGTCAGCCACCACATTTCAGAGCACACAAGGCTTGGTTAGATGAACTTGCTGCCTCAGGAAGCATTTTGTGTGGACAGAGGAGCAAGGAGCTGTAAATGACAGAGATGCTCTGTCTCCAgtgagctgctatttgccccactggggaaacttcTGTGTACTGATGAGCGACACATAAGTGGCTGTCAGCCACTGGCTATgcttgcaaaacctttgcaaagtTGGGGGCTAACCTGGTTCTGCATGTATACAAACAGATCTTTCCTCTCAATTGGTACCCGCAGAAACCCTCTAGGAAGAACTGTATTCCTACCACTATTTAAACCCATGATGCCCTCTGTAGGAGTATCGTGACTCACACTGAAAGACACACAATCTCCCCATTCCACCCCAGTGACAACAACTTCCTCTCCTCAGCTCCCATCAACAACTCTCCTTTCTCTCAGCTCAGCACCCCCAGAAGCAGCAGGTTTCTTGGCCCCTTTTCCTTCTCGGCTTGGGTTGGGTGGCCAAAAGAAGCCCAGGCGGTTACTCACCGTGACTGTTTTTATTCGTCCCAGTTGCCTAGTGCAGCTCCAGCCTGAACGGTTGATTAGCAAAGAGCACTGCTCCCCATCATCACAGGGCTCCATCCCGCACCACTGTTTGTTGACAATGATGTGGGCTGCCGAACACAGCCAGAGGGATAAAGGAAGATGGaacgggtggagggagggaggaagagagagcagGACAAAAATTAGGTGCACGTTTCACCAGAACAATCAATAAAACTTGAAACTTTGGGTTCCAGAGGATGGGTTTATAGCAGAGGCAAGGTACTCCCCCCAAGCAAGACTGTCCCCTTCCCTGCAACACGCCCACCACCTTCCATTTCATTGGAATGAAACGCAGGGCTTGCATAAGATGAAATCAATATTTTTAATTGGGGAAGGCCCTTTGAAGTGGAAGGATAATAAGTACCGAGAGGGaacagaaggagagaaaaaaaaaggaaaggggaaaaagaaggGAGAATGAATCAAATCTTGGACGCTTTATGCTTTATGCTGTAGTAATAACACCTCCAAACATGAGACAACAGCCACCTGCAGGCTCCGAATAGCCTCATGCTCATCACATGTACCAAACACCCACCCCCAGGCAAGGGACAGATTCTCCCACGTAGCAACACTAGGTAGCGTGTTACCGCTGCACCATCACAGAACATAGCAACACAAGCTAACACGTGCCCACACACTGAGGCCTCAGGAAGGCTTCCTGCAAGTCCCAAAGGACCAACAGGACATTCAGCTCATTTTGCATGGATTTTTCCCCCCCTCAGCAGCTCCCCAACTGTGATCAAGTGGCTTCCTAGATTGGAAAGGCATTGTTTTGTGAGGCCAAAACGCTTCTGTGCAGCTCCGGACCAGATTATTACAGGGTTCAGCACCCACAGTTTGTAACAATTTCCCAGAGGCCCTCTTTCTTCCCTTAGACCATGTCAAAGCCCTCTTGATGTTCTGAAACAAACTGCTGCTCCTATGTAGGGAACAGATGCATGGTATCTAGTTCTATCCCATAAGACCTAGGTGGCTGCTGGGGACTGGTTTGCTTCAAAACTTCTGCCCTCTAGTATTCCAATCACAATATAATGACTGTATGTATAGTGACCAGGTCTTCCCCACAGACTGCATCTTAGGAGGAGcaatggctcaggggcagagcatctgctttgtatgaaaagatcccaggttcaattctcagcatctccagttaacaggatcaggtagaaggtagCGTGAAAGACTACAGACactggagagtggctgccttatactgaaagagacccttgtctatcaaggtcattattgccTACTCTAATATGTaccttgatagatcaagggtttcattcagtatgaggcagcatcACGTGTCCCTTTCAATGCTCCATGAGTTGGAAGATGCAAGTCTGCTAGTCCTTTCTCCCAATGGGTTTTGTACAGAGGACTCTAGTTTTATCCATCAACAGATGGAATGGACCATTCGAACAGCAGGGTAGGAAGGGGTTTGGCTGCTACATTGCTCTCTCAGAGTTGCACAGTTTCCAAAGGAACAGGTGCCCTCTTCAGGTGAACAGCTTGCGAGACAGACACATATCATTTCACTAGTTGGGGGACTACCTAGGACACATTCTCAGAAGAGGATGAATTTCTGCTCAGAGTGCGAGGGGGACTCTTAAGGGATGCACGTGGAGCAGCAATGTTCCACCAGTCCAACACTaaatgaattttattttttaattacctCTGTAGGATTGTCCTACAGTTCTGGGGAGAGCCAGTTATTTCCCATGCCTTCTCAGTCCAAGGCTTTGCTCTTAATTCTCCAAAGAACTCCTACCTTGACAAGGTCATATTTCACatattttgggcaccacaatttaagaaagatgtagacaagctggaacgtgtccagaggagggtaacaaagatggtgaggggtctggagaccaagtcctatgaggaaaggttgaaggagctggttatgtttagcctgaagaggagaagactgagaggagatatgataaccgtcttcaagtacttgaggggctgtcatatagaggatggtgctgagttgttttctattgcccaagaaggtcggaccagaaacagcgggttgaaattaaatcaagagtttccgtctagacattaggaagaattttctaacagttagagcgattcctcagaggaacaggcttccttgcaaggtggtaagctctccttccatggaggtttttaagaagaggttagatggccatctgtcagcaatgctgattctgtgactgtgagcagatgatgagagggagggcatcttggccatcttctggtcactaggggtgtgagggggaggtagtagtgaatttcctgcattgtgctgggtgTTGGACTtgacgaccctggtggtctcttccaactgtatgattctatgattcacagcATTATCTAATAGCACAAACAGAATCTGTTACTGCTGGTGGACAAAGTGCGTGGTGTGTATTATGGGTTTCTGAAGGTCTTTCACTACCCTGAGGCAAGACATAAACCTGTGGATGACTTGACTGGTCCCAAAGGCGGGGCATCAGACCCTTCAAATGAGTGCAGGAGCCCTTTTTCCTATACTCACTGTTGGCTCTGGGAACCAGGGACACACACGGTGGTGTTTTTTACTAATTCCTTTGCTTCCATGAAATCTCTCTTCCTCATGACCTGCTTTCTGTCTGGAATTTTGTTCTGCTTATTCCTAGGTGAAGAATACGATATGAGCTACTGCTGTTTAACTGGTGACAGTTATGACTGGAGACGCTCATCTAGTTTCATTGTTTTCTTTACACAGAAAGTTTGCAAAGCTCTACTTCAGCTCCCCTGGCGAGGGTGTCTAGCTTTTGAGCATAAAGATCAGCATATGGCCTCTGCATGGGACATTTGCAGAGACCATGGTTTGCATCTGCATGAGTACTCAGCAAATTTCAAGATAGTCCCCTTCTTTGTGGGCCCTGAGAGAAGAAAGCCTTGCTCTCTTACCATCCACACAGGCAGGTTTTGCTTTTGTTGTTCCAGCAACTTGGCCCCTCCTACAAGCACAACGTGCCGTCTGCCTGGCAATCATCCTCTTGGGATGGCTCATATCTCTGTCCAAGGCTGTGATTTCACACGTCCCAACCTCCAGCTCCTTTCCTGTAACAAGACATAGGAACACGAGAGTatctcagtagag
This Euleptes europaea isolate rEulEur1 chromosome 2, rEulEur1.hap1, whole genome shotgun sequence DNA region includes the following protein-coding sequences:
- the LOC130473685 gene encoding chemokine-like protein TAFA-5; the protein is MLAGWRELSTGISAILGCLLFFWLLYSYPPKEGKELEVGTCEITALDRDMSHPKRMIARQTARCACRRGQVAGTTKAKPACVDAHIIVNKQWCGMEPCDDGEQCSLLINRSGWSCTRQLGRIKTVTVS